The nucleotide window CCAAAGCGGCAATCATCAGGGCGTTCCAAGCGGTGAGCACTTTGTCGTCCCGGTGGAGTTCTTCGCGGCTGCGGCGGTACCGGCTGAGTCTTTCCCGCATGTCCGCCAATTCCAGAGAATCCTGTTCAAAAGAATCGTTGCCGAGCAGGTTCGGGATGTTTTTCCCCTCGAAATTTCCCCGGGCAGTGACGTCATACCACCGGCAGAACCGATCTCCGTCCTCCTGGCCCAGCACGTTCTTCACCTCATCAGGGGTGAACAGGTAGTATCTGCCCTCCTCGCCGCCGCTGTCCGCATCCTGTCCACAGTAGAATTCCCCCTCCGGGCCGGTCAGTTCCCGCAGGACGTAGTCCAGCGTCCGCCTGACAATTCCGCGGTAGAACTCCCGTCCGGTCCTTGCGAACGCTTCCAGATAGGCGTAAGTCAGCAGAGCATTGTCATAGAGCATCTTTTCAAAGTGGGGCGCCAGCCATTTTTCGTCGGTGGAATAACGGGAGAACCCACCGCCAACCTGGTCGAACAGGCCGCCCCGGGCCATCTGGATGAGTGTGGTTTCCGCCATGCTCATGGCGTCCGCGTCCTTATTCAGGCGGCTGTATTCCATCAAAAACAGCAGGTTATGGGCAGCTGGAAATTTGGGCGCATTTCCAAAACCGCCGTTCCTGGGATCAAACCCGCGCCGGAAAAGCGCTGCCGCCGCGCGCGGCAGCGCTTTGTCCGGTTCGGCTGCGCGCGCCGGCTTCTGGCTGGCGATATGCGCTGCGATCTCGTCCCCAGCCTGCAAAAGCTGCTCGCGGCCGGTCCTCCACAGAGACGATACCTGTTCCAGCAACTCCACCAGGCCCAGCTGCCCGTAACGGCTGCGTTTCGGCAGGTATGTCCCCGCCCAGAAAGGCTTCTGATCCGGTCCCATCAGGATGGTTAACGGCCAGCCTCCCGCGCCGGTCAGGGCCTGACAAACCGCCATATATACCGCATCGATGTCCGGCCGCTCCTCCCGATCCACCTTGATGGCAATAAATGCCCGGTTCAGCAGCTCCGCCGCCTGCGCGTCCTCAAAGGATTCCCGTTCCATCACGTGACACCAGTGGCAGGTGGAATACCCGATGGAAAGAAAAATCGGTTTATCCTCCCGCAAGGCCGCCTCAAAAGCCTCGGCGCCCCAGGGATACCACTCCACTGGATTATGGGCGTGCTGTAAAAGATAGGGCGACTTCTCGTGGATCAAGCGGTTTTCACTCATGTTCCAAATCCTCCTGTGCCGGGTTATCAATGAGATTTCCCCGATAGTCGAAGCGGGAGCCATGGCAGGGGCAATCCCAGCTTCTCTCGTCCGGATTCCATTCCAACTGGCAGCCCAAATGCGGACAGCGGATCGAAACAACAAATGTCTCGCCCTGCCCGTCCTTGTAGACGCCCAGCTTTTCCCCGCCGCATTCCACCACGCCGCCATGGCCGCACGGCAGCGCCTCAATATCCGCCTGGGGCGGTGTGAAGATCCTGCGCGTCAGTCCCTTGGCGGCCTGAGCCGTCTCCTGCATCAATGTTCTCGCCGAGGCGGATGGGGTAAAACGCTGCGGAGAAAACACCGGTTCCCAAGGGGTTTCCCCTTTAACGATCAGGTCAGAGATCATTTGGGCGGACACCATTGCGGAAGTCATCCCCCACTTTTGGAAGCCCGTCGCCACATACCAGCTGGGGGTGGACGCGGAAAACCGGCCGATATACGGGATGCCGTCCAGCGTCATGCAGTCCTGTGCGCTCCAATGGGCGGCCTCCCGGCTCCCGGGCCAATACCGCCCGGCCGCCTCCCGCAATTTTTGGTACTGCCCGCCTGCCGAATTTTCCCCAGTGCGGTGGCTGCCGCCGCCAAGAAGCAGCAGCCCGCCATCCGGGCGCAGAGAAAGGCCATCCTGATCCACGCCAAGATACATCCCCTCCAGGCGGGCGGTATTTTCCAGCGCGATCACATAGCTGCGCTCCTGATGCATCCGCATGAAATAATAGCCGGGGAAATTTTGAAACGGATAGTGGCAGGCAAAAATAATATGCCCGGCTGTCACCGTCCCCCGGTCTGTGACCACACGGTTTTCCTCGGCCGCGGTGACCCTGGTCAGTTCATAAACTTCAAGCGGGTCCGCGACCGCGCGCAGAAACTTCAGCGGATGAAACCGCGCCTGATGATCAAAGCGCAGGGCAGCGGCCACTGGAAAGGGAAGTTCGGTTTCGCTGCAGTAAGACGCGTCTATCCCCAGTTTTTTTGCCGTTTCGAATTCCCGGGCCAGCGGTTCCCGTTCAGCAGTGGAATAGAGATAGGCGGGACAGTCGGCCCATTCGCACGCAATCCGCTGCGATCCGATCAAATGCCGGTATTCGGCGATGGCTTGTTGATTGGCCTGGGCATATTGCCGGGCCTTCTCTTCACCGAACCGCTCGGTCAGCCGGTGGTAAACCAGGCTGTGCTGCGAGGTGATCTTTGCAGTGGTGTTCTTCGTCTGTCCGCTTCCCACGCGGGCGGCTTCCAAAACGACCGCCCGCAGCCCCGCTTCCCTGAGAAAATGCGCGGTGAGAATCCCTGCCAGACCGCCGCCGATCACAGCGGCATCCACCGCAAGGTCGCCCCGCAGCGGTGCGCGTTCCGGAAATTTTACAGTTTTGCTCCAAATCGATTCGCTCAATGCTTCCATCCCCCTGCCGCAACGGTTTCCCGGTTTTTCAGTTTCTGGCCTGCCGCTTCGCGCGGACCGGTACTTTTCACACGCCGGCTGGCAATCGCTTTCATTTTACCACGCTCCTGTTTTTTCTGATGTTTTAGCATTGGTAAAAGCAGCAAAAATATTCCCATACGGCAGAGCGCCGGCATGTGGGTTTACGGTTCCTGGCGGCATGAAGCGCACAGCCATAAATGCCACCCAAAAAGGCCCCCGCAATTTTTGCGGGGGCCTTTTCAGATTCAGTGCGCCTGCTGTGTCTTGCGAAATTCCAGATAATCGTCATAGCTCATCATCCGGTCGGTGATGGTTCCATCCATATGGATCTCAATAATCCGGTTGGCGATCGTCTGGATAAACTGGTGGTCCTGCGACGAGAAGAGCACCGTCCCCGGAAAATCGATCAGGCCGTTGTTGACCGCGGTGATCGACTCGAGGTCGAGGTGGTTGGTAGGCTGATCGAGCATCAGCAGGTTTGCGCCGGTGAGCATCATGCGCGAGAGCATGCAGCGCACCTTCTCCCCGCCCGAAAGCACCTTCACCTGCTTATACACATCGTCGCCCGAAAAGAGCATCTTCCCCAAAAAGCCGCGCATAAAGGTCTCTGTGTCGTCCGGCGAATACTGTGCAAACCACTGCAGCATGGTAAGCTCACTGTTATTGAAGTAAGGGGAATTGTCCTTTGGGAAATAGGAAGTCGATACGGTCTGGCCCCATTTGAAGCTGCCTTCATCCGGTTCAAGCTCCTCAGCGAGAATCCGGAACAGCGCGGTCTGCCCCTGTTCATTTTCCCCCACAAAGGCGATTTTATCGCCTTTGTTCACCAGAAAGCTCACATCGTCAAGCACCTTGACCCCATCGATCGATTTACTGATCCCCTTAACTTCGAGGATGTCTTTGCCGGCCTCACGATCCGGCTTAAAGCCGACCCACGGATAGCGCCGGGAGGAAACCGGGATTTCATCCACAGTGAGCTTATCGAGCAGCTTGCGGCGGGAGGTCGCCTGTTTGGACTTCGATTTATTGGCGGAGAACCGGGAGATGAACGCCTGCAGGTCCTTGATCTGATCCTCGCGCTTTTTGTTCTGGTCCTTCAGGATCGACTGCATCGCCTTGCTGGCCTCATACCAGAAATCGTAATTTCCCACGTACATGCGCACCTGGTTGAAGTCGATATCCACCGTATGGGTACAGATGGTGTTGAGGAAATGCCGGTCATGCGAAACGACGATGACCGTGCCGGGGAAATCGAGCAGGAAATCCTCCAGCCATTCAATCGATTTGACGTCCAGGTTGTTGGTCGGCTCGTCGAGCAGCAGGATATCCGGCTGGCCGAAAAGCGCCTGCGCCAAAAGCACCTTAACCTTCTCGCCGCCCTTGAGCTCACCCATCGGGGTTCCATAAAGCTCCGGCCCGATTCCAAGCCCCTGCAGGAGCCTTCCGGAGTCGGTCTCGGCGTCCCAGCCGTTCATTTCGGCGAATTCCCCTTCGAGCTCGGCGGCGCGCTCTCCGTCGGCGTCCGAAAAGTCCGGCTTTTCATAGAGCGCGTCCTTTTCCTTCATCACCTCATAAAGCCGGGGATTGCCCATGATGACGGTATCGATGACCGGATACTGGTCATACTGGAACTGGTCCTGCTTTAAAACCGAAACGCGGCATTCCTTGGGGATCACCACCTCGCCGGTGGTCGGGTCAAGGTCGCCGGAGAGGATGCGCAGGAAGGTAGACTTGCCCGCGCCGTTCGCGCCGATGATGCCATAGCAGTTTCCTGGCGTGAACTTGAGGTCGGCGCCTGCAAACAGCTTGGTGCCGCCAAACATTAAACTGACATTCGAAACGGTAATCATAGATCCTCCACTAACAGATAACACAAAATTTTCCTGTCCAATTTGTCACTTTTTCAGTATAACATAGTTTCGGCTTTCGTCAACCGTTTTTGCCCGGAAAAGCCGCGAAATTCGGGCCTTCCGGCGCGCTTCCCCTTGCAAATCCGAGCAAAATGTGTATACTTGTGAGTACGAAATACGAAGGCTTCCCCTTCAAAGGAGTTTTGCAGATGAACGTACTGGTAGTGGGCTGCGGAAAGCTCGGTTCACAACTTTCGAGCGTGCTTTCCAAAATGGGGCATGATGTCGCTGTTATCGATAACTTTCCCGAACATTTCGATGGGCTTTCGGATGACTTTTCCGGCTATACGGTGAGCGGCGTGCCAATCGACCAGGATGTCCTGCGACGCGCCGGCATAGAAGGCTGCGACGCACTGGTTGCGGTCACCAACGACGACAACATGAACGTCATGGTCTGCCAGCTTGCCCGCGAAATTTTCAAGGTCCCACGGGTGCTCGCCCGCATCTACGACCCGCCGCGCGGCAGCGTCTTTTCCCATTTCGGGCTGCACACCATCTGCCCAAACAACCTTTCGGTCGACGCGATCTATTCGATGCTCACCGACCACGACAAGGTCAAAAATGTCTATCTCGATTCGGCCACCGTTTCATTCGACGCCGCTGAGCCGCAGCCCAGACAGGTCGGTATGCGGCTGCGCGAGCTCTGCGCGGAGGATTCCGGCAGGCAGGTGCTGTTCGGCCTTCTGCATGCCGACGGCAATCTCACTCTCGCGCATGCGAACGCTGAGGAGCTGGTCGGCCAAAACGACCGGCTCCTCTATGCCAAGGTGATCGACTGATTTGCGCCTTCCAGGCGTCCATCGGAATCAAGCGGCTCTGCCGCTTGAGAATTACTGGTGCGTTTCGCCGCGCGCCGCGAGGCCCTGGTATTCGCTGCGCTGAGCCTTCCGATGCTGCACTGGTTTTATGCTCCCGGTAGAGCGGCGGCTCCTTTGGAGTCTGGGTGGTACGCGGCATTTTTGCCTGTGCCTTTGCTATTCGGTGCAAGAAATGGGGAAAGAACACGCCAAAGGGGCTAGGGACTCGCTTCCCGGCCTATGGGCCGGAGCGCGCTTCGCCGTCAGGCGAGCAGGCTTCCAAACGTGGCACACACCGTTTTGTCTCCGCAGATTGCGCGCGATCTTTGCCGCAAAGCGGCGGCTCTTAGGCCGTAGATCGGGGCTGCGGGGTGTCCCCGCGTGTCCCTCTTTGCTTCCTTTCTTGGACAAGTGAGAAAGGATCTCCGGGCGTGTGAAGGGCGCACCCCCGCGCTGGGCAGGCGCAAAAAAGAAGAAACGAGGCTTTTTCTATGAAAATCATTGTTGTTGGCGGCGGAAAGGTCGGTTACTACCTGACCAAGACGCTGCTGGAACACGGGCATTCCCCCCGCCTGATCGAACGTGACCGAACCCTTTGTACCCGTCTTGCCAACGATCTCGACGTACCGGTCGTCTGCGGCGATGGCACCATTATCGATATTCTCGAGGCTTCCGAGGCGGACGGCGCCGACGCGCTCATCGCAGTGACGGGGCGCGACCAGGACAATCTGGTCGCCTGCCAGCTGGCAAAGGAAATTTTCCATGTCGGGCGTACCGTCGCCCGCATCAACAATCCGAAAAATGCCGCCGCCATGAAACAGCTGGGGGTGGATATCCCGATCTCCTCCACCGACAACATCGCCCGGCTGCTCGAACGTGAGGTGGACACCGCGGCCATCAAGCAGCTTATGCCGTTAAACCGCGGGGAAGCCTCCCTGTCCGAGCTGCAGATCCCGGAGAAATATGACCTTGACGGCATCCGTCTCGTGGATCTGCACCTGCCGGAGGAGTCGGTTATTGTTTCGATCTCCCGCGGCGGACGCCTGATCATCCCACGCGGCAATTCGCAGATCCTTTCAGGCGACAAACTCCTGGTGGTCTGTGCGAACACCGCCCTGCGGGAGCTTTCCGAACGGCTTTCGCTCAAAAAGGAGACGTAAAGGATAAAAAAATGGGCGGGACGCTTTTTGCGTCCCGCCCATTTTTTGTGATCTGTTCAAAGCTCATTGATAAAACAGACGATCCCCTGTTCGGTTACATCGAGCACGCCGTAGGTTCCGTTCGAGCCGCGCGGCATACCCAGGCTGCCGGGATTCATCAGGTGCATCCCCTCCCGGTAATCGACCATCGGGATGTGGGTATGCCCGAACAGGACAACGTTCGCCTGCATTTCCTGCCCGGCGCGCACAAGGTCCGCCAGGCCGTATTTGACGTTATACATATGCCCATGCGTGTAAAAAATCTTTGCCTGTCCGCAGGAAAAACATCCGGCCAGCGCCGATTCCGATCCGAAATCGCAGTTTCCGCGCGCGCTCAAAAATTTGTGTTCGGGAAAAATCTCAACCACCTGCGCAAGTTCCCGCGCGCCATCTCCAAGATGGATAAAGATATCCGCCTCGCGGTGCTTCTCCACCAGCTCCATCAGCGCATGGAAATCACGGTGGGTATCGGACATGACAATGATTCGCATAACACAAACTCCTTGCAATTGGACTTGCGGACAGGAACATTCCAGAGAATATCTGCTATTAATATATCATACTATTAATTGAAATGAAACAGGCGGTGACAAAGTTGAGTAACAATCTAAACCTTTCGCAGGACCAGATGGATTCCCTGATGCAGATGGCGGGCAAGAAGATGGGTACTGATCCGCAGAAACTCAAGGAACAGATGCAGAGCGGTCAGATGGACGGCATATTGAAGAACCTGAACCCGAACCAGCAGGCGCAGATTCAGAACCTGATGAACAACCCAGCTGCCATTGAACAGCTGATGAACAGCCCGAAAGTACAGATGCTGCTGAAAGGGCTCATGGGCAAATAGCTCCCGTTTACACAGAAAGGGCGTGAAGCGCAAACTATGGATGATCTGAATTCAACAATCAGCTCAATACTGGGCGATCCGCAAAAGATGGAGCAGCTGCGTGCGGTCGCACAGTCGCTGGGGATCGACACCGGCGCCGCCGGCGCGCCCGGCGGGCAGCCCGCGCAGAACACGCCTCCTCCCCCTTCCGGCAGCCCTGGCAACCAAGCGGCGCCTTCCGGCGGCGGGATCGATCCCGCCGCCATTGCATCCATCTTGCAGAATTTTCAGAACATGGGCGGTACAAACGCCGCAAACGCGGCCAATACCGCGAGCGCCGCGCAGAATGCCGGTGCGGGTTCGGGACCGGATCTCGGCGCGTTTTCAAAGATCGCCGGCCTCATGAGCGCCTATAACCAAAGCGACAAAAATGTAGAGCTGCTACGTTCGCTCAAACCACACTTCTCCCCCACGCGCGCAAGCAAGATCGACGACGCG belongs to Anaerotruncus rubiinfantis and includes:
- a CDS encoding thioredoxin domain-containing protein — its product is MSENRLIHEKSPYLLQHAHNPVEWYPWGAEAFEAALREDKPIFLSIGYSTCHWCHVMERESFEDAQAAELLNRAFIAIKVDREERPDIDAVYMAVCQALTGAGGWPLTILMGPDQKPFWAGTYLPKRSRYGQLGLVELLEQVSSLWRTGREQLLQAGDEIAAHIASQKPARAAEPDKALPRAAAALFRRGFDPRNGGFGNAPKFPAAHNLLFLMEYSRLNKDADAMSMAETTLIQMARGGLFDQVGGGFSRYSTDEKWLAPHFEKMLYDNALLTYAYLEAFARTGREFYRGIVRRTLDYVLRELTGPEGEFYCGQDADSGGEEGRYYLFTPDEVKNVLGQEDGDRFCRWYDVTARGNFEGKNIPNLLGNDSFEQDSLELADMRERLSRYRRSREELHRDDKVLTAWNALMIAALAKAYRVLGEVRYLEAANRAAAFLRENLTRPDGRLWLRWREGEAAHDGQLDDYAFYAWALLELYAAGADISHLREAIRLSGELETHFWDARRGGFHLTAADAEQLITRPKEVYDGAMPSGNSAAGLVLIRLWKLTGESRWQALADRQLAFLAGSAGDYPSGHCFALLALMEALYPSRELVCASADTPPEGLREIAEQYRLYTLVKTRENAEQLAICAPFTGSYPLPQAGTAFYLCQNGSCAAPVTSLSQLEKLL
- a CDS encoding ABC-F family ATP-binding cassette domain-containing protein; its protein translation is MITVSNVSLMFGGTKLFAGADLKFTPGNCYGIIGANGAGKSTFLRILSGDLDPTTGEVVIPKECRVSVLKQDQFQYDQYPVIDTVIMGNPRLYEVMKEKDALYEKPDFSDADGERAAELEGEFAEMNGWDAETDSGRLLQGLGIGPELYGTPMGELKGGEKVKVLLAQALFGQPDILLLDEPTNNLDVKSIEWLEDFLLDFPGTVIVVSHDRHFLNTICTHTVDIDFNQVRMYVGNYDFWYEASKAMQSILKDQNKKREDQIKDLQAFISRFSANKSKSKQATSRRKLLDKLTVDEIPVSSRRYPWVGFKPDREAGKDILEVKGISKSIDGVKVLDDVSFLVNKGDKIAFVGENEQGQTALFRILAEELEPDEGSFKWGQTVSTSYFPKDNSPYFNNSELTMLQWFAQYSPDDTETFMRGFLGKMLFSGDDVYKQVKVLSGGEKVRCMLSRMMLTGANLLMLDQPTNHLDLESITAVNNGLIDFPGTVLFSSQDHQFIQTIANRIIEIHMDGTITDRMMSYDDYLEFRKTQQAH
- a CDS encoding metallophosphoesterase family protein, producing MRIIVMSDTHRDFHALMELVEKHREADIFIHLGDGARELAQVVEIFPEHKFLSARGNCDFGSESALAGCFSCGQAKIFYTHGHMYNVKYGLADLVRAGQEMQANVVLFGHTHIPMVDYREGMHLMNPGSLGMPRGSNGTYGVLDVTEQGIVCFINEL
- a CDS encoding potassium channel family protein, encoding MNVLVVGCGKLGSQLSSVLSKMGHDVAVIDNFPEHFDGLSDDFSGYTVSGVPIDQDVLRRAGIEGCDALVAVTNDDNMNVMVCQLAREIFKVPRVLARIYDPPRGSVFSHFGLHTICPNNLSVDAIYSMLTDHDKVKNVYLDSATVSFDAAEPQPRQVGMRLRELCAEDSGRQVLFGLLHADGNLTLAHANAEELVGQNDRLLYAKVID
- a CDS encoding potassium channel family protein, encoding MKIIVVGGGKVGYYLTKTLLEHGHSPRLIERDRTLCTRLANDLDVPVVCGDGTIIDILEASEADGADALIAVTGRDQDNLVACQLAKEIFHVGRTVARINNPKNAAAMKQLGVDIPISSTDNIARLLEREVDTAAIKQLMPLNRGEASLSELQIPEKYDLDGIRLVDLHLPEESVIVSISRGGRLIIPRGNSQILSGDKLLVVCANTALRELSERLSLKKET
- a CDS encoding FAD-dependent oxidoreductase gives rise to the protein MSESIWSKTVKFPERAPLRGDLAVDAAVIGGGLAGILTAHFLREAGLRAVVLEAARVGSGQTKNTTAKITSQHSLVYHRLTERFGEEKARQYAQANQQAIAEYRHLIGSQRIACEWADCPAYLYSTAEREPLAREFETAKKLGIDASYCSETELPFPVAAALRFDHQARFHPLKFLRAVADPLEVYELTRVTAAEENRVVTDRGTVTAGHIIFACHYPFQNFPGYYFMRMHQERSYVIALENTARLEGMYLGVDQDGLSLRPDGGLLLLGGGSHRTGENSAGGQYQKLREAAGRYWPGSREAAHWSAQDCMTLDGIPYIGRFSASTPSWYVATGFQKWGMTSAMVSAQMISDLIVKGETPWEPVFSPQRFTPSASARTLMQETAQAAKGLTRRIFTPPQADIEALPCGHGGVVECGGEKLGVYKDGQGETFVVSIRCPHLGCQLEWNPDERSWDCPCHGSRFDYRGNLIDNPAQEDLEHE